The DNA window CGTCGTCGTGGACGTAAGGGTAGCTCCAGATCGTGACCTGCAACACGACCGATTTGAACCACGCGTGGTACATCGCATCAACCGCTGCCTCGCCGTGGTCGCCGGTAGCGAGGAAGTCCCGAATCGTCGCCGTGATCGGATAGATGAACGCGATGACGTACCGGAGATCGATGTTCGGGACGGAATCGACGTCGTCAGTCCGGTTTTTCCCCGATCGGTGGTGGCGATGGCCAATCTCGAACTGGTAGGCGAGCCACGCCTCGTCGTACGGTGTATCACACGTATCCCGGATCCACTGACCGAACCGGCTGCGAACCCGTTCGAGATACTCCTCGTCCGGTTCGCCGGTCGTAGTATCAGTGAAAAAGTGGAGGAGAAACTCGTGATCACCGATGAACTCATACCAGAGATCGAGAATCTCCTCGATCTGGGGTTCGAGCACCGTACCGGCTTCCCGCAGGTGTTCCTCGTCGTCCTCGGTGAACATGATGGACTGTTTGAGCCGATCGAACTC is part of the Halocatena salina genome and encodes:
- a CDS encoding protoglobin domain-containing protein — encoded protein: MSDRSIPGYTLGEESIPEPPIGMEEFDRLKQSIMFTEDDEEHLREAGTVLEPQIEEILDLWYEFIGDHEFLLHFFTDTTTGEPDEEYLERVRSRFGQWIRDTCDTPYDEAWLAYQFEIGHRHHRSGKNRTDDVDSVPNIDLRYVIAFIYPITATIRDFLATGDHGEAAVDAMYHAWFKSVVLQVTIWSYPYVHDDDW